From Schizosaccharomyces pombe strain 972h- genome assembly, chromosome: II, the proteins below share one genomic window:
- the prp1 gene encoding U4/U6 x U5 tri-snRNP complex subunit Prp1 has protein sequence MANFYPDFLNMQPPPNYVAGLGRGATGFTTRSDLGPAQELPSQESIKAAIEQRKSEIEEEEDIDPRYQDPDNEVALFATAPYDHEDEEADKIYQSVEEHLSKRRKSQREKQEQLQKEKYEKENPKVSSQFADLKRGLSTLTDEDWNNIPEPGDLTRKKRTKQPRRERFYATSDFVLASARNENQAISNFAVDTQAGTETPDMNGTKTNFVEIGAARDKVLGIKLAQASSNLTSPSTIDPKGYLTSLNSMVPKNANDLGDIRKARKLLQSVIETNPKHASGWVAAARLEEVANKLSQAQSLILKGCENCSRSEDVWLEAIRLHPAAEAKVIIANAVKKLPKSVTLWLEAEKLENQAQHKKRIIKKALEFNPTSVSLWKEAVNLEEEVDNARILLARAVELIPMSIDLWLALARLETYENAKKVLNKARQTIRTSHEVWIAAARLEEQQGNVSRVEKIMARGVSELQATGGMLQRDQWLSEAEKCETEGAVITAQAIINTCLGVGLDEEDQFDTWLDDAQSFIARKCIDCARAVFAFSLRVYPKSEKLWLRAVELEKLYGTTESVCSILEKAVESCPKAEILWLLYAKERKNVNDIAGARNILGRAFEYNSNSEEIWLAAVRIEFVNNENERARKLLARARIESGTERIWTKSISLERILDEKDRALQLLENALKIYPHYDKLYMMKGQIFEDKEQIELARDAYLAGTKVCPYSIPLWLLLAKLEEKQSVIRARVVFDRAKVKNPKNEFLWLELIKMELRAGNISQVRAALAKALQECPSSGLLWTEAIWLEPRAQRKTRATDALRKCEGNAHLLCTIARMLWLEKKADKARSWFLKAVKADQDNGDVWCWFYKYSLEAGNEDQQKEVLTSFETADPHHGYFWPSITKDIKNSRKTPQELLHLAINVL, from the coding sequence ATGGCAAACTTTTATCCAGATTTTCTGAATATGCAGCCACCTCCTAACTATGTAGCAGGTTTAGGACGTGGTGCAACAGGATTTACAACGCGTTCAGATCTTGGGCCTGCTCAAGAATTGCCATCCCAAGAATCTATAAAGGCTGCAATTGAACAAAGGAAATCAGAAatagaggaagaagaagatatCGATCCTCGTTATCAGGATCCTGACAATGAAGTAGCGCTGTTTGCTACTGCTCCATATGATCATGAGGACGAAGAAGCTGATAAAATATATCAATCTGTAGAGGAACATTTaagtaaaagaagaaaatccCAACGTGAAAAACAAGAACAGCTacagaaagaaaaatatgaaaaagaaaacccCAAGGTTTCTTCACAATTTGCGGACTTAAAACGTGGGTTATCCACTTTGACAGATGAAGACTGGAATAATATCCCAGAACCCGGCGATCTAACTCGTAAAAAAAGGACTAAACAGCCGAGACGTGAAAGATTTTATGCAACAAGTGATTTTGTTCTTGCAAGTGCTCGCAATGAAAATCAAGCTATCTCTAATTTTGCAGTGGATACTCAAGCAGGAACAGAAACTCCAGATATGAATGggacaaaaacaaattttgttgaaattgGAGCTGCTCGTGACAAAGTTTTAGGTATCAAGTTAGCACAAGCTTCGTCGAATTTGACTTCACCATCGACTATAGATCCGAAGGGGTATTTAACTAGTCTGAATAGTATGGTTCCAAAAAATGCCAATGACCTGGGTGATATAAGAAAAGCTAGAAAATTGTTGCAAAGTGTTATTGAAACGAATCCAAAGCACGCCTCTGGCTGGGTAGCTGCTGCGCGGCTTGAAGAGGTCGCGAATAAATTATCTCAAGCAcaatctttaattttaaaaggttGCGAAAATTGTTCTCGCTCTGAGGATGTTTGGCTAGAAGCAATACGACTACACCCGGCTGCAGAAGCAAAAGTTATTATTGCAAATGccgttaaaaaattaccaAAGTCAGTGACGTTATGGCTTGAAGCCgaaaaacttgaaaatcAAGCTCAGcacaaaaaaaggattataaaaaaagctttagaATTTAACCCGACTTCTGTAAGCTTATGGAAAGAAGCTGTAAatttagaagaagaagtgGATAATGCAAGGATACTATTAGCTCGTGCCGTTGAATTAATACCCATGTCCATTGATTTATGGTTAGCTCTTGCTCGACTTGAAACTTATGAGAATGCTAAAAAGGTGCTCAATAAAGCCAGACAAACCATCCGTACTTCCCATGAGGTTTGGATTGCTGCTGCTCGTTTGGAAGAACAGCAAGGTAATGTATCACGGgtggaaaaaataatggcTCGTGGTGTAAGTGAGTTACAGGCTACTGGTGGTATGTTACAACGCGATCAGTGGCTTTCCGAGGCTGAAAAATGCGAAACTGAAGGGGCAGTGATTACTGCACAAGCTATAATTAATACGTGCCTCGGTGTTGGAttggatgaagaagatcAATTCGACACCTGGTTAGATGATGCTCAATCTTTTATAGCTCGTAAATGTATAGATTGTGCGCGTGctgtttttgctttttctttaagaGTCTATCCAAAAAGTGAGAAACTTTGGCTGAGAGCTGTTGAACTTGAAAAGCTGTATGGTACAACAGAAAGTGTTTGTTctattttagaaaaagcTGTAGAATCATGTCCTAAAGCCGAAATTTTATGGTTGCTTTATGCTAAAGAGCGAAAAAACGTTAATGATATTGCTGGTGCTCGGAATATTCTTGGGAGAGCTTTTGAATATAATTCTAATAGCGAAGAGATATGGCTTGCTGCTGTCAGAATTGAATTTGTgaacaatgaaaatgaacGTGCCAGAAAGCTACTTGCCCGTGCTCGTATCGAATCGGGAACTGAACGAATATGGACTAAATCCATTTCGCTTGAACGAATTTTGGACGAAAAAGATCGGGCGTTACaacttttggaaaatgCACTGAAAATTTATCCCCATTATGATAAGTTGTACATGATGAAGggtcaaatttttgaagataaaGAGCAGATTGAGCTTGCTCGAGACGCATACTTGGCTGGCACAAAAGTTTGTCCTTATTCCATACCTTTGTGGCTTTTGCTAGCCAAACTTGAAGAAAAGCAGTCCGTTATACGCGCGAGAGTTGTGTTTGATAGGGCTAAGGTTAAAAATCCTaagaatgaatttttatggCTTGAACTTATAAAAATGGAACTCCGGGCGGGGAATATTTCACAAGTTCGTGCAGCCCTTGCTAAGGCCTTGCAGGAATGCCCATCTTCGGGTTTGCTGTGGACGGAGGCTATATGGCTTGAACCTCGCGCACAGCGTAAAACTCGTGCTACAGATGCTTTAAGGAAATGTGAAGGCAATGCACATTTACTTTGCACCATCGCCAGGATGCTGTGGctggaaaaaaaagcagaTAAGGCGCGTAGttggtttttaaaagctgtTAAGGCTGACCAAGATAACGGAGATGTGTGGTGTTGGTTTTATAAGTATAGCTTAGAGGCTGGGAACGAAGACCAACAGAAAGAAGTGCTTACAAGTTTTGAAACCGCTGATCCTCATCATGGTTATTTTTGGCCCAGTATTACTAAAgatatcaaaaattctCGGAAAACTCCGCAGGAACTATTACATCTTGCCATAAATGTGTTATGA
- the ofd1 gene encoding 2-oxoglutarate and Fe(2+) dioxygenase domain-containing protein 1: MGDTQQPTVLDRFAPHALDTSEAERLSREYHKNGPYNHVVIRPLINDTLLRNVRKELMENIHFTEKVTDIYRVWQTGDLANLDGLDKKEQNMLKYLRQVRDALYSEEFRSHVQKITGCGPLSASKKDLSVNVYSKGCHLMNHDDVIGTRCISYILYLVEPDEGWKPEYGGALRLFPTLQPSFPAADFCHSIPPQWNQLSFFRVKPGHSFHDVEEVYVDKPRMAISGWFHYPQPGEPGYDANYCDNTVSTLQSLTMKQMDLELPRFSYYPVVKPEPLSKQDTDILSNYINPLYLTPDGIEKLSKRFFQDSVIVLVEFLNQEFANTLLKRIIDAERQPTPMHSSEVSFPWKTAIPPHKHRYLYLDHEEFGPDIILPMDLQRLPAFQRWIQLVSGLPLRSFHQVGRRFRPGSDFTLATTNDTALLEATLCLSPGTGIANTDNGAYDIYMIGDEDPDVDAAVYRGDQQDDSILLSLPAAWNVFSLVYRDEGVLQFVKYVSRQAESSRWDIYSQWNPVAE; the protein is encoded by the coding sequence ATGGGGGATACTCAACAACCAACAGTGCTGGATAGATTTGCGCCTCATGCATTAGATACCAGTGAGGCAGAAAGACTTTCACGGGAATATCACAAAAATGGACCGTATAATCATGTTGTGATTCGTCCTCTGATCAATGATACACTTCTTCGAAATGTTCGTAAGGAACTTATGGAAAACATACATTTTACAGAGAAAGTAACTGATATTTACCGTGTTTGGCAAACTGGTGATCTAGCAAACTTGGATGGATTAGACAAGAAAGAGCAAAACATGCTTAAGTATTTGCGTCAAGTTCGTGATGCTCTTTACTCTGAGGAATTTCGCTCTCACGTTCAAAAGATTACCGGCTGTGGCCCTTTATCGGCTagcaaaaaagatttgtCTGTTAATGTTTACTCAAAAGGATGCCATTTGATGAATCATGACGATGTTATTGGTACCAGGTGCATTTCCTATATCTTATACTTGGTAGAACCTGACGAAGGTTGGAAACCCGAATATGGAGGTGCACTCCGGTTGTTTCCTACATTACAACCATCCTTTCCTGCTGCTGATTTTTGTCACTCCATTCCTCCTCAATGGAATCAACTCTCTTTCTTCCGAGTTAAGCCCGGACATTCATTCCATGATGTTGAAGAAGTTTATGTAGATAAACCTCGAATGGCTATTTCCGGCTGGTTTCATTACCCTCAGCCTGGCGAACCTGGTTATGACGCTAATTACTGCGACAATACCGTTTCTACTTTGCAGTCTTTAACAATGAAACAAATGGACTTAGAACTTCCCCGGTTTTCATACTACCCAGTTGTTAAGCCAGAACCTTTATCCAAACAGGATACTGATATTTTAAGCAATTATATTAATCCACTTTACCTGACACCTGATGGCATTGAAAAACTATCAAAACGCTTTTTTCAAGATTCTGTTATTGTTTTAGTAGAGTTTTTAAATCAGGAATTTGCAAACACTCTCCTTAAGCGAATCATCGATGCTGAAAGGCAGCCCACTCCTATGCATTCTTCCGAAGTGTCATTCCCTTGGAAAACTGCCATTCCTCCTCATAAGCACAGGTACCTATATTTAGATCATGAAGAGTTTGGCCCTGATATTATTTTGCCCATGGATTTGCAGCGCCTTCCTGCGTTTCAGCGTTGGATCCAACTTGTCAGTGGCTTACCCCTTCGTTCCTTTCATCAAGTTGGTCGACGATTCCGCCCTGGTTCCGATTTTACGCTTGCTACTACGAATGACACAGCTTTACTAGAAGCTACTCTTTGCTTATCTCCGGGGACAGGCATTGCGAATACTGACAATGGTGCATATGATATTTATATGATTGGCGATGAAGATCCTGATGTAGATGCTGCTGTGTATAGGGGTGATCAGCAAGATGACAgtattttgctttctttgcCAGCCGCTTGgaatgttttttctttggtttATAGAGATGAAGGTGTCCTTCAATTTGTCAAATATGTGTCGCGTCAAGCCGAATCTAGTCGCTGGGATATATATTCACAATGGAATCCCGTTGCTGAGTAA
- the sus1 gene encoding SAGA complex deubiquitinating submodule subunit, TREX complex subunit Sus1, translating into MYDLIFSTKMTTEKIVEQLYETGDYERLANELEYKLESCGWTTQLRDYTRGIVNSDSKIDFQKLYESALQSATESIPDSVKMDLLKDIKTCVLKLANPPESANGGNKM; encoded by the exons ATGTACGACCTCATATTTTCAACAAAGATGACCACTGAGAAAATTGTTGAGCAGCTATATGAAACTGGAGATTATGAAAG gCTAGCAAATGAATTAGAATACAAACTTGAATCCTGCGGTTGGACAACTCAATTACGTGACTACACTCGGGGAATTGTGAATTCCGATtctaaaattgattttcaaaagctaTATGAGAGCGCCTTGCAGTCTGCAACTGAAAGTATTCCCGATTCGGTTAAAATGGACTTGCTCAAAGACATTAAGACCTGCGTTCTAAAGTTGGCCAATCCTCCTGAGTCAGCAAATGGAGGGAATAAAATGTAa
- the nbs1 gene encoding Mre11 complex BRCT domain subunit Nbs1 → MWIIEAEGDILKGKSRILFPGTYIVGRNVSDDSSHIQVISKSISKRHARFTILTPSEKDYFTGGPCEFEVKDLDTKFGTKVNEKVVGQNGDSYKEKDLKIQLGKCPFTINAYWRSMCIQFDNPEMLSQWASNLNLLGIPTGLRDSDATTHFVMNRQAGSSITVGTMYAFLKKTVIIDDSYLQYLSTVKESVIEDASLMPDALECFKNIIKNNDQFPSSPEDCINSLEGFSCAMLNTSSESHHLLELLGLRISTFMSLGDIDKELISKTDFVVLNNAVYDSEKISFPEGIFCLTIEQLWKIIIERNSRELISKEIERLKYATASNSTPQKIIQPQRHIQKNIVDDLFSVKKPLPCSPKSKRVKTLENLSIMDFVQPKQMFGKEPEGYLSNQSNNGSAQNKKSGDNSEKTKNSLKSSSKKSANTGSGQGKTKVEYVSYNSVDKGNSSPFKPLELNVVGEKKANAEVDSLPSENVQESEDDKAFEENRRLRNLGSVEYIRIMSSEKSNANSRHTSKYYSGRKNFKKFQKKASQKAPLQAFLSLSEHKKTEVFDQDDTDLEPVPRLMSKVESIPAGASSDKSGKSSISKKSSNSFKELSPKTNNDEDDEFNDLKFHF, encoded by the exons atgtgGATAATTGAGGCTGAGGGTGACATTCTAAAAG GAAAATCACGGATACTATTTCCAGGAACTTATATTGTAGGTCGAAATGTATCTG ACGATTCGTCCCACATTCAAGTGATTTCTAAATCAATTAGTAAACGCCATGCTCGTTTTACGATTTTGACCCCAAGTGAGAAAGACTAC TTTACCGGTGGCCCATGCGAGTTTGAAGTAAAGGACCTCGATACGAAGTTTGGAACCAAGGttaatgaaaaagttgTTGGTCAAAATGGTGATTcttacaaagaaaaagatcTTAAAATACAACTGGGTAAATGTCCATTCACGATAAA TGCATACTGGAGAAGTATGTGTATACAATTCGATAACCCTGAAATGTTATCCCAGTGGGCTTCAAATTTAAACCTCTTAG GTATACCGACTGGACTACGCGATAGCGATGCTACTACCCACTTTGTTATGAACAGACAAGCTGGGTCCAGTATAACTGTTGGAACTATGTATgcttttcttaaaaaaactgTAATTATAGATGATAGCTATCTTCAGTACCTATCAACTGTTAAAGAATCCGTAATTGAAGACGCCAGCCTAATGCCAGATGCGCttgaatgttttaaaaatatcataaaGAACAACGATCAATTCCCGTCATCTCCTGAAGACTGCATAAATTCATTAGAAGGATTCAGTTGCGCCATGTTAAATACGTCGAGTGAGTCCCACCACTTATTGGAGTTATTGGGTTTGAGGATATCGACCTTTATGAGTCTTGGGGATATAGACAAGGAattgatttcaaaaacgGATTTCGTTGTATTAAACAACGCAGTATATGACTCTGAGAAGATTTCTTTCCCAGAAGGtatcttttgtttaacTATTGAGCAGCTATGGAAGATAATCATTGAAAGGAATTCAAGGGAACTAATctcaaaagaaattgagagGTTAAAGTATGCTACTGCTTCTAATTCAACCccccaaaaaattattcaacCCCAACGCCATATCCAAAAGAACATCGttgatgatttattttctgtAAAAAAGCCATTGCCTTGTTCGCCAAAAAGCAAGCGAGTAAAAACGCTAGAAAACCTTTCAATTATGGATTTCGTACAACCTAAACAAATGTTTGGAAAAGAACCTGAGGGTTATTTAAGCAATCAATCAAACAATGGTTCAgctcaaaataaaaaatcggGTGATAATAGtgaaaaaactaaaaacaGTTTAAAATCCagttcaaaaaaatcgGCAAACACAGGCAGTGGTCAGGGGAAGACCAAGGTTGAGTATGTTTCCTATAATTCAGTGGATAAAGGAAATTCTTCTCCGTTCAAACCATTAGAACTTAATGTTGTCGGTGAGAAAAAGGCCAATGCGGAGGTAGATAGTTTACCTTCAGAGAATGTCCAAGAATCTGAAGATGATAAAGCATTTGAGGAAAATCGTCGTTTACGAAACCTTGGATCTGTCGAATATATTCGAATTATGTCATCCGAGAAATCGAATGCTAACAGTAGGCATActtcaaaatattattcGGGccgtaaaaattttaaaaaatttcaaaag AAAGCTTCACAAAAAGCACCTTTACAAGCTTTTCTCTCTTTATCTGAGCATAAGAAAACAGAAGTGTTTGACCAAGATGATACAGATTTAGAGCCTGTACCAAGACTCATGTCAAAAGTAGAAAGTATTCCTGCCGGAGCATCGTCTGACAAAAGCGGCAAATCAtcaatttctaaaaaatcgaGTAATTCATTTAAAGAACTATCTCCTAAAACCAATAATGACGAAGACGATGAATTTAATGATCTCAAGTTTcacttttaa